Proteins from one Flavobacterium sp. N2038 genomic window:
- a CDS encoding alpha/beta fold hydrolase — MKKYIILIIAFLFSALCLNVFAQTKSYPFEVLKTGKGKQSIIFIPGFASSGEVWNETKTAFEKDYSCYTLTMAGFAGVKPQPNPSFENWKTEIANYIKENKIEKPILIGHSMGGGLALAIAADYPELIKKIVVVDALPCLAALMDPSFKSKENNDCTAMTDQMTGMTDAQFLEMQKKTMPRLLADVSKMDMVVDWSVKSDRKTFGEMYCDFSNTDLRNKITGIKCPSLILLESYFINLKPSIEGQYKNLKTANFQYADKGLHFIMYDDTAWYLAQLNTFVKS; from the coding sequence ATGAAAAAGTATATCATCTTAATTATCGCATTCTTATTCTCGGCATTATGTTTAAATGTTTTTGCACAAACAAAATCATATCCTTTCGAAGTACTTAAAACCGGAAAAGGAAAACAGTCCATAATTTTTATTCCCGGATTTGCTTCTTCCGGAGAGGTCTGGAATGAAACAAAAACCGCATTCGAAAAAGATTATAGTTGTTACACTCTTACAATGGCAGGTTTCGCCGGAGTAAAGCCACAACCAAATCCATCATTTGAAAATTGGAAAACAGAAATCGCCAATTATATCAAAGAAAATAAAATAGAAAAGCCAATTCTTATCGGTCACAGTATGGGTGGGGGATTGGCGCTTGCTATTGCGGCCGATTATCCGGAATTAATTAAGAAAATTGTGGTGGTAGATGCACTTCCATGCCTGGCTGCGTTAATGGATCCGTCTTTCAAGTCAAAAGAAAATAATGACTGTACTGCAATGACGGATCAGATGACTGGTATGACAGATGCTCAGTTTCTTGAAATGCAGAAAAAAACAATGCCAAGACTTTTAGCAGATGTCTCAAAAATGGATATGGTTGTTGATTGGAGTGTAAAATCAGATAGAAAGACATTTGGTGAAATGTATTGTGATTTTTCAAATACAGATTTGAGAAATAAAATTACAGGTATAAAATGCCCATCATTAATTTTATTAGAATCTTATTTTATAAATTTAAAACCATCAATCGAAGGACAATATAAGAATCTGAAAACAGCAAATTTTCAATATGCAGATAAAGGATTACATTTTATAATGTACGACGATACAGCTTGGTATTTGGCACAGTTAAACACTTTTGTAAAATCGTAA
- a CDS encoding cell division protein FtsX, translated as MSSNFDKFQKRRLISSYFSVVLSVFLVLFLLGVLGLFIINSKKLANDFKEKIAMTVFFKNEANDSVIKAFNTELKRAPFAKSYVYVSKERAAKEHTDIIGEDFLTFLGENPLLNSYDIHLKADYVERDSISKIESNLRQNTMIEDIVYDKQLVNLVNDNIKKVSMWILIISGFLAVIAVLLINSSLRLSIHSNRFIIKTMQMVGATKSFIRKPFVTRSIKLGMLGAVLAIIALIALLLYVETNFPGLGILEDKVLIGLVLLAVFALGVLITWVSTHFATQRFLNLRTDDLY; from the coding sequence ATGAGTTCTAACTTTGATAAATTTCAAAAGCGCAGGTTAATTTCCTCTTATTTTTCGGTAGTATTAAGTGTTTTCCTGGTTTTATTCCTATTGGGAGTACTAGGATTATTCATTATTAATTCTAAAAAACTAGCTAACGATTTTAAAGAAAAAATCGCAATGACGGTTTTCTTTAAAAATGAGGCTAATGATAGTGTTATCAAAGCGTTTAATACCGAATTAAAAAGGGCGCCTTTTGCAAAATCTTATGTTTATGTTTCTAAAGAAAGAGCAGCAAAAGAACACACTGATATCATTGGTGAAGATTTCCTGACTTTTCTTGGTGAAAACCCATTACTGAATTCGTACGACATACACTTAAAGGCTGATTATGTTGAAAGAGACAGTATTTCTAAAATTGAAAGCAACTTACGTCAGAATACTATGATTGAAGATATTGTTTATGACAAACAATTGGTAAATCTGGTAAACGACAACATCAAAAAAGTAAGTATGTGGATTTTAATCATCAGTGGTTTTCTGGCTGTAATTGCAGTTTTATTAATTAATAGTTCACTACGTTTATCAATTCACTCCAATCGTTTTATCATCAAAACCATGCAAATGGTTGGTGCTACAAAATCGTTTATTCGTAAACCTTTTGTTACTCGTAGTATAAAACTTGGAATGTTAGGTGCCGTATTAGCAATTATTGCATTAATTGCACTTTTACTTTATGTAGAAACTAATTTCCCTGGCTTAGGAATCCTGGAAGACAAAGTCTTGATTGGATTGGTTTTATTAGCTGTTTTTGCATTAGGAGTTTTAATTACCTGGGTAAGCACACATTTTGCAACACAACGTTTCCTTAATTTAAGAACAGACGATTTGTATTAA
- a CDS encoding RNA polymerase sigma factor, translating to MEFEEIYKTYWDRIFRLCMGFVNDYDAAQDLAQETFIIVWQKLETFRNESAIGTWIFRIASNNCLRQIEKQKRFPKSDLPIHLFEEKQQSIEPQIQFLYKCIAELPETERIIISLELEDVKQAEIARIIGLSEANVRVKIHRIKEKLTQKFKENGQR from the coding sequence ATGGAATTTGAAGAAATCTATAAGACTTATTGGGACAGAATATTCAGGCTTTGCATGGGATTTGTAAACGATTATGATGCCGCACAGGATTTGGCTCAGGAAACTTTTATAATTGTATGGCAAAAGCTGGAAACTTTTAGAAACGAATCGGCTATTGGAACCTGGATTTTTAGAATTGCCTCCAATAACTGTCTGAGGCAGATTGAAAAGCAAAAACGCTTTCCAAAATCAGATTTACCAATTCATCTTTTTGAAGAAAAACAACAATCAATAGAGCCACAGATTCAGTTTTTGTATAAATGCATTGCAGAATTGCCTGAAACAGAGCGTATCATTATTTCATTAGAATTAGAAGATGTAAAGCAGGCAGAAATAGCCAGGATTATTGGGCTTTCTGAAGCGAATGTAAGGGTAAAAATTCACAGAATTAAAGAAAAACTGACTCAAAAATTTAAAGAAAATGGACAACGATAA
- a CDS encoding zinc metallopeptidase: MGSGYLIIAGAIMLFSWLVSSKLKSKFELYSKLQLRNGMSGAEIAEKMLADNGITDVRVISTPGQLTDHYNPSDKTVNLSEAVYNHRNAAAAAVAAHECGHAVQHAIGYEWLTMRSKLVPIVSVASNYVQWILIAGILMIKTFPQLLLIGIVIFAATTLFSIITLPVEYDASNRALAWLENKHMLTQQEQAGAKDALKWAARTYVVAAIGSIATLLYYISIYSGNRRN, from the coding sequence ATGGGAAGTGGATATTTAATAATTGCCGGAGCTATAATGTTGTTTAGCTGGCTGGTAAGTTCAAAACTAAAAAGTAAATTCGAATTATATTCTAAACTGCAATTACGAAACGGAATGAGCGGTGCAGAAATCGCTGAAAAAATGCTTGCAGATAATGGTATTACAGATGTTCGTGTAATCTCGACTCCGGGACAGTTAACAGATCATTATAATCCGTCTGATAAAACGGTGAATTTAAGTGAAGCGGTTTACAATCATCGTAATGCAGCGGCAGCTGCAGTAGCGGCTCATGAATGCGGACATGCTGTACAACATGCAATTGGTTATGAATGGCTGACAATGCGTTCAAAATTGGTTCCAATTGTAAGCGTTGCGTCAAATTATGTACAATGGATTTTGATTGCCGGAATTCTAATGATTAAAACTTTTCCTCAGTTATTATTAATAGGAATTGTAATTTTTGCTGCAACAACTTTGTTTTCGATTATTACTTTGCCGGTAGAATACGATGCGAGCAACAGAGCCTTGGCTTGGCTTGAAAATAAACATATGCTGACACAACAGGAGCAAGCAGGAGCAAAAGACGCTTTAAAATGGGCTGCACGAACTTATGTTGTGGCTGCGATTGGCTCTATAGCAACGTTGTTGTACTATATCTCGATTTATTCGGGGAACAGGAGAAACTAA
- a CDS encoding Lrp/AsnC family transcriptional regulator, producing the protein MKINSLIIEIDGIDKEILRYLMEDARKPILQIANKIGISGAAIHQRLKKLEQSGVISGSKFTVNPKVLGYNTMAFVGVYLDKASRNSEAVKDLRKIPEVLECHYTTGNWSVLIKIICRDNEHLMQLLNTKIQAIEGVSRTETFISLDQQIDRQIQL; encoded by the coding sequence ATGAAAATCAATTCTCTAATAATTGAAATTGACGGCATCGACAAAGAAATTCTACGTTACTTAATGGAAGATGCCCGAAAACCAATTCTGCAAATAGCCAATAAAATTGGAATATCGGGAGCCGCAATTCACCAGCGTTTAAAAAAACTGGAACAATCTGGCGTTATTTCCGGTTCTAAGTTTACTGTAAATCCAAAAGTTCTTGGCTACAACACTATGGCGTTTGTTGGCGTTTATCTGGACAAAGCTTCCCGAAACTCTGAAGCCGTAAAAGATCTTAGAAAAATACCCGAAGTTCTGGAATGCCATTACACAACCGGAAACTGGTCTGTACTGATCAAAATCATCTGTCGCGACAACGAACATCTAATGCAACTTTTAAATACCAAAATTCAAGCCATAGAAGGCGTTTCGAGAACCGAAACTTTTATATCGTTGGATCAGCAGATTGACAGACAAATTCAACTTTAG
- a CDS encoding undecaprenyl-diphosphate phosphatase, translating into MNTLQAIVLAIIEGITEFLPVSSTGHMIIASSFFGIAHEDFTKLFTIVIQLGAILSVVVLYFKRFFQTLDFYFKLLVAFIPAVVLGLLLSDFIDGLLENPVTVAVSLLIGGLILLKVDEWFNNPNTTENSQEITYLQAFKIGLFQCIAMIPGVSRSGASIVGGMSQKLSRTTAAEFSFFLAVPTMLGATVKKCYDYYKAGFELSHDQVNILIIGNIVAFIVALLAIKTFIGFLTKNGFKVFGYYRILAGIILLLIHFFIHPLTII; encoded by the coding sequence ATGAATACATTACAAGCTATCGTTCTTGCCATTATTGAAGGAATCACAGAATTTTTACCTGTTTCTTCAACTGGACACATGATCATTGCCTCTTCATTCTTCGGAATTGCGCACGAAGATTTTACCAAACTTTTCACCATTGTTATTCAGCTTGGTGCGATACTTTCGGTTGTTGTTTTATATTTTAAACGTTTCTTTCAAACGCTTGATTTTTACTTTAAACTTCTAGTTGCCTTTATTCCAGCTGTAGTTTTAGGATTATTATTGAGCGATTTTATCGATGGTTTATTAGAAAACCCAGTTACTGTTGCTGTTTCACTTTTAATTGGAGGTTTGATTTTATTAAAAGTTGATGAATGGTTCAACAATCCAAATACAACCGAAAACTCTCAGGAAATCACCTATTTACAAGCTTTTAAAATTGGTTTATTTCAATGTATCGCCATGATTCCCGGAGTTTCACGAAGCGGGGCAAGTATTGTGGGAGGAATGTCTCAAAAACTATCAAGAACAACCGCCGCAGAGTTCTCATTTTTTCTTGCAGTTCCAACTATGCTTGGCGCTACCGTAAAAAAATGTTATGATTATTATAAAGCAGGATTTGAGCTATCTCACGATCAAGTTAATATATTAATTATTGGAAATATAGTAGCTTTTATTGTAGCACTTTTGGCTATCAAAACTTTTATTGGCTTTTTAACTAAAAATGGTTTTAAAGTTTTTGGCTATTACCGAATTCTTGCCGGAATCATCTTATTGTTGATCCACTTTTTCATTCACCCGCTTACCATTATATAA
- a CDS encoding DUF3098 domain-containing protein: MKNNNELQDKHEFLFDSINYKILLIGIVVIALGFILMSGGGSNDPNVFNEDVFSFRRIRLAPTTVLIGFGITIYSIFKKSK; this comes from the coding sequence ATGAAAAATAATAACGAACTACAAGACAAACACGAATTTCTTTTTGACAGCATCAATTACAAAATCTTATTGATTGGTATTGTTGTTATTGCATTAGGATTTATTTTAATGTCTGGCGGAGGAAGTAATGATCCAAATGTATTTAATGAAGATGTTTTTAGTTTTAGACGTATTCGTTTAGCTCCTACCACTGTTTTAATTGGTTTTGGAATTACGATTTATTCTATTTTTAAAAAATCTAAGTAA
- the truB gene encoding tRNA pseudouridine(55) synthase TruB: MTPEEYLNGQVLLIDKPLKWSSFQAVNKLKYLLINKVGLPKKFKIGHAGTLDPLATGLLLICTGKFTKRISELQGQAKEYTGTFYIGATTPSYDLETEIDQTFPTEHINEALIHETVKQFLGEIDQKPPIFSAIKKDGVRLYEHARAGETVEIASRKTTIHEFEITRIALPEVDFRVVCSKGTYIRSLAFDFGKAMNTGSHLTVLRRTKIGEYDVKNAIDITLFEESLK, from the coding sequence ATGACTCCCGAAGAATATTTAAACGGACAAGTTTTACTGATTGACAAACCTTTAAAATGGAGTTCGTTTCAGGCTGTCAATAAATTAAAATACCTTTTAATTAATAAAGTTGGGCTTCCAAAAAAGTTCAAAATTGGTCATGCAGGAACTTTAGATCCTTTAGCAACTGGTCTATTATTAATCTGCACAGGGAAATTTACTAAAAGAATTTCTGAACTTCAGGGACAGGCAAAAGAATATACCGGAACATTTTATATTGGAGCTACTACTCCATCGTATGATCTGGAAACCGAAATCGATCAAACATTCCCAACAGAACATATCAACGAAGCTCTGATTCACGAAACTGTGAAACAATTTTTAGGCGAAATCGATCAAAAACCACCTATTTTCTCTGCAATCAAAAAAGATGGTGTTCGTTTGTATGAGCATGCCCGTGCAGGAGAAACTGTAGAAATTGCAAGCAGAAAAACAACCATTCACGAATTTGAAATTACCCGAATAGCATTACCTGAGGTCGATTTTAGAGTAGTTTGTTCTAAAGGAACATACATTCGTTCCCTTGCTTTTGATTTTGGAAAAGCAATGAATACCGGCTCACATTTAACCGTTTTACGCCGAACTAAGATTGGCGAATATGATGTTAAAAATGCAATTGATATTACTTTATTTGAAGAAAGTTTAAAATAA
- a CDS encoding thioredoxin family protein: protein MKSIVAKALFNSHSYTEYRKLVTDLLLEGKSTGNEQSESLTNYSKLNETRMNRLEKTITISETVISKLQNLDNHYIWLVISEGWCGDAAQILPILNKMALASDKKVDLRIVLRDENEELMSHYLTNGGRAIPKVIVICKEAGIVRADWGPRPKGATELMEKHKREIGPIDEKIKTDLQLWYLADKGISVQEELVEIMENIQYNRL, encoded by the coding sequence ATGAAAAGCATCGTAGCCAAAGCATTGTTTAATAGTCATTCTTATACTGAATATAGAAAATTAGTAACCGATTTATTGTTAGAAGGAAAATCTACCGGAAATGAACAATCGGAAAGCCTGACAAATTATTCGAAATTAAACGAAACCCGAATGAATCGTTTAGAAAAAACGATAACCATTTCTGAAACTGTAATTTCAAAACTTCAAAATTTAGACAATCATTATATTTGGCTGGTTATTTCTGAAGGCTGGTGCGGAGATGCTGCGCAAATTCTTCCAATTTTAAATAAAATGGCTTTGGCTTCTGATAAAAAAGTTGATCTTCGAATTGTACTTCGTGATGAAAATGAGGAGTTAATGAGTCATTATCTGACTAATGGCGGAAGAGCAATTCCAAAAGTAATTGTAATTTGTAAAGAAGCCGGAATCGTGCGGGCAGATTGGGGACCAAGACCTAAAGGTGCAACCGAATTAATGGAAAAGCATAAAAGAGAAATTGGTCCTATCGATGAAAAAATCAAAACCGATTTGCAATTATGGTATCTTGCTGATAAAGGAATTTCGGTTCAGGAAGAGTTAGTTGAGATAATGGAAAATATTCAATACAACAGATTATAG